In a genomic window of Cytobacillus sp. FSL H8-0458:
- a CDS encoding undecaprenyl-diphosphate phosphatase, which yields MSKLEAFILGIIQGLTEFLPISSTGHLYLGRHLFGLDEAGLFLDTMLHIGTLLAVLVVYKNELLQILKKPFGKLSMLLIVGTIPAVIVGLLLSDMFDSISKSGVTIGWEFLFTGFILWIADGVKKGAKKMETITYGDALFIGTFQAAAIFPAVSRSGLTIAAGLFRKLDRETAAYFSFLLSIPAIAGGIVMQFGELMSGHTEAITLGSMLMATLSSAIFGYAAVVWMINFLKRKSLKIFAVYVWVLGFIIIFMQMTGTF from the coding sequence ATGTCAAAGCTGGAGGCTTTCATTCTGGGGATCATTCAGGGGCTTACCGAGTTCCTGCCTATATCCAGTACAGGACATTTATATTTGGGGAGACATCTATTTGGCCTTGATGAAGCAGGCCTCTTCCTTGATACAATGCTGCACATAGGAACTTTACTGGCAGTCCTTGTCGTATACAAAAACGAATTACTTCAAATTTTAAAGAAGCCCTTCGGCAAACTATCGATGCTTCTGATAGTCGGGACGATTCCAGCCGTAATTGTCGGACTCCTGCTGAGTGACATGTTCGATTCAATTTCAAAATCCGGTGTCACAATCGGCTGGGAATTTCTATTTACAGGGTTCATACTCTGGATTGCTGATGGTGTAAAAAAAGGAGCAAAAAAAATGGAGACCATTACGTACGGAGATGCCTTGTTTATCGGCACCTTTCAGGCTGCGGCCATTTTTCCGGCAGTCTCAAGGTCCGGCTTAACCATTGCAGCAGGCCTCTTCAGGAAGCTTGACAGGGAAACAGCTGCCTATTTTTCATTCCTGTTATCCATTCCTGCCATCGCTGGCGGCATTGTCATGCAATTTGGCGAATTGATGTCCGGTCACACAGAAGCCATAACCCTTGGCAGCATGTTAATGGCGACATTGTCATCAGCGATTTTCGGTTATGCAGCAGTCGTGTGGATGATTAATTTTCTAAAACGGAAATCCTTAAAGATATTTGCTGTATACGTTTGGGTATTAGGGTTCATCATTATATTCATGCAAATGACCGGGACTTTTTAA
- a CDS encoding TlpA disulfide reductase family protein yields MKKFLLAAAIIVLLLFIVDKTILKEKGVVEQAGQMQKYDKIEDPEDLPIGLEKGNIAPDFELTDMEGNPVKLSDYRGKAVLLNFWASWCPPCRAEMPHMEKLYKKYKDKKFDILAVNLTNTEKNNGDAEKFVKELGLTFTIPMDVKGAVGADYNIMAYPTSYFIDSDGVIREKVLGALNEEYMEKEIKKLP; encoded by the coding sequence ATGAAAAAGTTTTTACTGGCAGCTGCAATTATTGTCCTTTTGCTGTTCATTGTTGACAAGACCATTCTTAAGGAAAAGGGAGTAGTAGAGCAGGCTGGACAAATGCAAAAATACGATAAAATTGAAGATCCTGAGGATTTGCCTATTGGTTTGGAGAAAGGCAACATTGCTCCAGATTTTGAACTGACAGATATGGAAGGAAATCCGGTGAAACTCAGTGACTACAGGGGCAAAGCTGTACTTCTGAATTTTTGGGCAAGCTGGTGTCCTCCATGCCGCGCGGAAATGCCGCATATGGAAAAGCTGTATAAAAAGTACAAAGATAAAAAATTCGATATTCTTGCCGTAAATCTCACAAACACTGAAAAGAATAATGGAGATGCTGAGAAGTTCGTGAAAGAGCTGGGTCTGACTTTTACAATCCCTATGGATGTAAAAGGCGCTGTTGGTGCGGATTATAATATTATGGCCTATCCTACAAGCTATTTTATTGACTCTGATGGAGTTATTAGAGAAAAGGTTTTGGGAGCCTTAAATGAAGAATATATGGAGAAGGAGATCAAAAAGCTTCCATAA
- a CDS encoding ABC transporter ATP-binding protein, with protein sequence MPVVSITNLKKRYKDQEVIKGLDFQLSEGKCIALLGANGAGKTTTLKMLAGLVKPDSGTIVYEGREKADFRRLIGYLPQFPVFYEWMTGREFLEYAGQLAGLPKAEAKDRAAELLKLTGISEAKNRRIGKYSGGMKQRLGIAQAIIHRPKLVMLDEPVSALDPFGRREVLEMMDKLKNETAILFSTHILNDAEEICDEILFLHNGELVESGTMADLRAKHQQAKIDLAFKQNTPQFAEELSLLQPVSSMKLDGECASFLVEDIEYARKLFLTEIMKRNLPLVKFEISRTSLEDVFMKVVRK encoded by the coding sequence ATGCCGGTTGTAAGCATAACAAATCTTAAAAAGCGGTATAAGGATCAGGAGGTAATAAAAGGTCTGGATTTTCAATTATCTGAAGGGAAATGTATTGCTTTGCTGGGAGCAAATGGAGCAGGAAAAACAACTACACTTAAGATGCTTGCCGGCCTGGTGAAGCCAGATTCCGGCACGATCGTGTATGAAGGGAGAGAAAAAGCGGATTTTCGCAGATTAATAGGCTATCTTCCTCAATTTCCTGTTTTTTATGAATGGATGACAGGCAGGGAATTTCTTGAATACGCGGGGCAGCTTGCAGGCCTTCCCAAAGCAGAAGCAAAAGACAGAGCAGCGGAGCTTCTTAAACTTACCGGTATCTCCGAAGCTAAAAACCGCCGGATTGGAAAATACTCTGGAGGTATGAAGCAGCGGCTTGGCATTGCTCAGGCGATCATTCACCGCCCCAAGCTTGTCATGCTCGATGAACCGGTTTCAGCGCTTGATCCATTTGGACGCAGGGAAGTGCTGGAAATGATGGATAAGCTGAAAAATGAAACTGCCATCCTGTTTTCAACACATATCTTAAATGATGCCGAAGAAATCTGTGATGAAATACTATTTCTCCATAATGGTGAACTGGTTGAGTCTGGAACAATGGCAGACCTGAGAGCTAAACATCAGCAGGCAAAGATTGACTTAGCTTTTAAGCAGAATACTCCGCAATTTGCCGAAGAATTATCTCTGCTTCAGCCTGTTTCTTCAATGAAATTGGATGGAGAGTGTGCGAGTTTTTTGGTTGAGGATATAGAATATGCCAGAAAACTATTTTTAACTGAGATTATGAAACGGAACTTGCCGCTGGTTAAGTTTGAAATCAGCAGAACAAGCCTGGAGGATGTCTTCATGAAGGTGGTGCGAAAATGA
- a CDS encoding patatin-like phospholipase family protein: MISETGLVLEGGGMRGVYTAGVLEYFLEQDLSFPYVIGVSAGACNAASYLSKQKGRNRIVNVDYVTDPRYISWRNFFKSRQFFGMDFIFDEIPNKLVPYHYEEFYKNQSEFVIGTTDCHTGKPVYFSRKDYGKDMLKVLKASSSLPFIAPEVDFNKRVLLDGGISDPIPIKKAQQDGFKKNIVILTRNRGYSKKPSKFAFMVKRKYPHFTGLQKALAERYRTYNETLRYVEQEEKKGTVLVVQPQEPLTVGRMERNPQKLEKLYLQGYDDARKSLERINQF; encoded by the coding sequence GTGATCAGTGAAACGGGCCTGGTGCTTGAAGGCGGAGGAATGCGTGGAGTGTATACAGCCGGTGTTCTCGAATATTTTCTTGAACAGGACCTCAGCTTTCCTTATGTTATTGGTGTTTCTGCAGGGGCATGCAATGCCGCTTCGTATTTGTCCAAACAAAAGGGCAGAAACAGAATTGTAAATGTGGATTATGTAACAGATCCGCGATATATCTCATGGCGCAATTTCTTTAAATCGCGTCAGTTTTTCGGAATGGATTTTATTTTTGATGAAATACCGAATAAGCTTGTCCCGTATCACTACGAAGAGTTTTATAAAAACCAGTCTGAATTTGTAATTGGAACAACAGATTGCCATACAGGCAAGCCTGTTTATTTCAGTAGAAAAGACTATGGGAAAGATATGCTGAAGGTTTTAAAAGCATCCAGTTCCCTGCCTTTTATTGCACCTGAGGTAGATTTTAATAAAAGGGTCCTCCTTGATGGAGGAATCAGCGATCCCATACCAATCAAAAAAGCGCAGCAGGATGGATTCAAAAAAAATATAGTAATCCTGACAAGAAACCGGGGCTATTCCAAAAAGCCCTCAAAATTTGCTTTTATGGTAAAAAGGAAATATCCGCATTTTACCGGGCTGCAAAAAGCACTGGCAGAAAGGTATCGGACCTATAACGAGACCCTTCGCTATGTAGAGCAGGAAGAAAAGAAGGGGACAGTCCTTGTCGTCCAGCCGCAGGAGCCGTTAACAGTGGGACGGATGGAACGGAATCCTCAAAAATTGGAAAAGTTATATCTCCAAGGATATGATGATGCCAGAAAATCACTTGAAAGAATCAATCAATTTTAA
- a CDS encoding ABC transporter permease, protein MNQWLTLFKKEMLEMARNYKWIWVPLTFILIAVKEPLTLYYMPQIIDSLGGLPEGAVIELPVPSAGEALAASLSQFNTFGVLIIILITMGTIAGERKSGVAGLILVKPVSYARFVTSKWAGSMILIWFSYFLGYFLSWYYVGILFEFIPFADFLQSFFVYGIWLTLIITIVILFNTFIKSPGAVGFISIGIIIIATLLSTSLSHLLEWSPALLSAYTNTFIMGGNFSDDLLPSIIVSVIAITLSILASIAIFKRRELA, encoded by the coding sequence ATGAACCAATGGTTAACTTTATTTAAAAAAGAGATGCTTGAAATGGCCAGAAATTACAAATGGATCTGGGTGCCTCTTACTTTTATTTTGATAGCTGTAAAAGAGCCGCTGACATTATATTATATGCCTCAGATTATTGATTCTTTAGGCGGTCTTCCGGAAGGGGCAGTCATCGAGCTTCCTGTTCCTTCTGCAGGTGAAGCACTCGCTGCAAGTCTTAGCCAGTTCAATACGTTTGGTGTGCTTATTATTATATTAATTACAATGGGGACTATTGCTGGGGAAAGGAAAAGCGGTGTGGCGGGTCTTATACTGGTGAAGCCTGTTTCATACGCTCGGTTTGTAACTTCAAAGTGGGCGGGTTCTATGATTCTCATATGGTTCTCATATTTTCTAGGTTACTTCCTCTCCTGGTACTATGTGGGCATATTATTTGAATTTATTCCTTTTGCGGATTTTCTTCAATCCTTCTTTGTTTATGGTATCTGGCTTACCCTTATAATCACTATAGTCATCCTCTTCAATACATTTATAAAATCGCCTGGGGCAGTTGGATTTATCTCAATTGGCATTATAATCATAGCAACTTTATTGAGCACTTCGCTTTCTCATCTGCTGGAGTGGAGTCCGGCCCTTCTGTCTGCTTATACAAATACTTTTATCATGGGCGGTAACTTCTCTGATGATTTATTGCCGAGTATTATTGTTTCTGTGATTGCCATTACGCTTTCCATACTTGCATCCATTGCGATTTTTAAACGGAGGGAACTTGCCTGA
- a CDS encoding EcsC family protein has translation MIEQKEQLINELKKCEEWEKDQGDLWFWEKLGRLPFKLIDRFTPEFIQKKVGVILDELGTYIQSGGRYLSSAAALKNYYPGQNIHTLQDVEALPIVKIDEAAEKLTANRKRTAALQGAGTGVGGIFTLTIDIPLLLGIQLKTLQDIAICYGFDPADKNERMFIVKILQFVSSDIVGKKTILQQLTMFGAKEEGPKREVVSELQGWREVVFSYRDQIGWKKLFQMIPIAGLLFGAFINRSAVNDIAEAGIMLYRKRVIVNRLHQDMIADIKPES, from the coding sequence ATGATTGAACAGAAAGAACAGCTGATAAATGAATTGAAGAAATGCGAAGAATGGGAAAAAGACCAAGGTGATTTGTGGTTTTGGGAGAAGCTCGGGAGGCTGCCTTTCAAACTTATTGATAGATTCACACCGGAGTTCATACAAAAAAAGGTTGGAGTGATTCTTGATGAGCTTGGCACGTACATTCAATCAGGAGGAAGATATTTAAGTTCAGCAGCAGCGTTAAAGAATTATTATCCTGGACAGAATATCCATACCCTGCAGGATGTAGAAGCCCTGCCCATAGTAAAGATAGATGAAGCCGCGGAAAAGCTAACCGCAAACCGAAAAAGGACCGCTGCATTGCAGGGTGCTGGAACTGGAGTCGGAGGGATTTTCACCCTGACCATTGATATCCCCCTTCTCCTCGGCATTCAATTAAAAACACTGCAGGATATTGCGATTTGCTATGGTTTCGATCCTGCAGATAAAAATGAAAGAATGTTCATCGTCAAAATCCTTCAATTTGTTTCCAGTGACATTGTTGGAAAAAAAACCATTCTGCAGCAGCTTACCATGTTTGGCGCTAAAGAAGAAGGACCGAAGAGGGAAGTCGTTTCTGAGCTTCAAGGCTGGAGAGAGGTTGTGTTTTCGTACAGGGACCAAATAGGATGGAAAAAACTTTTCCAAATGATCCCTATAGCCGGATTGCTTTTTGGTGCTTTTATAAATCGCTCAGCTGTTAACGATATTGCCGAAGCCGGCATAATGCTATACAGAAAAAGAGTAATCGTTAATAGGCTTCACCAGGATATGATTGCAGATATAAAACCGGAGAGCTAA
- a CDS encoding helix-turn-helix transcriptional regulator: protein MNRLDNKQRMLKLMGILREQTDEENEYTLDDITECFKKEYGPDVKLNKNSLRDDIEHLIEARFDITINQEKEGMPKFYSHQYRLFELYELRMLIDAVASARFITKDETKQLIRKIKKLTSIHHAKKLHNEILIDSSVKSESKLVRLAINDLHEAISERRIVTFQYGRYNLNKEFVLSHNGGQYRVKPLALTWVNDFYYLIAYYFAKEEIRHYRIDRLRNVQITEEQFAYEPFDVSKYVSSTFHMYAGSEEWIKIRFHNDLINVIIDKFGRDADIRKQDENHFVLSAKAIVSDGLVKWLLNWGNQARVLSPSSLIDQVTDEIKNMMAVYEKEMD, encoded by the coding sequence ATGAATAGACTCGATAACAAACAAAGGATGCTCAAGCTTATGGGAATTTTAAGAGAGCAGACCGATGAAGAAAATGAATATACACTGGACGATATAACTGAATGCTTTAAAAAGGAATATGGACCAGATGTGAAATTAAACAAAAATTCATTAAGAGACGATATTGAACATCTAATTGAAGCAAGATTTGATATTACCATTAACCAGGAAAAAGAGGGAATGCCAAAGTTCTACAGCCATCAATACCGTCTATTCGAGCTTTATGAATTGCGCATGCTGATTGATGCCGTTGCTTCTGCACGCTTCATCACCAAAGATGAGACAAAACAGCTGATCCGGAAAATTAAAAAGCTGACAAGCATTCATCATGCCAAAAAGCTGCATAATGAAATATTGATCGATTCCTCTGTGAAAAGTGAAAGTAAACTGGTTCGGCTGGCTATCAATGATTTGCATGAAGCCATTTCAGAACGGAGAATCGTCACATTTCAATATGGAAGATATAATCTCAACAAGGAATTTGTTTTAAGCCACAATGGAGGGCAATACAGGGTCAAACCGCTGGCGCTCACATGGGTAAATGACTTTTATTATTTAATAGCCTACTATTTTGCAAAAGAAGAAATCCGCCATTATCGGATTGACCGTCTCCGTAATGTTCAAATAACAGAAGAACAATTCGCATATGAACCCTTTGATGTATCCAAGTATGTGAGCTCAACCTTTCATATGTATGCCGGATCTGAAGAGTGGATAAAAATCCGATTCCACAATGATTTAATCAACGTGATAATTGATAAATTTGGGCGGGATGCAGACATAAGAAAACAGGATGAGAACCATTTCGTTTTATCAGCAAAAGCTATTGTGAGTGATGGACTTGTCAAATGGCTCCTCAACTGGGGTAATCAGGCCAGAGTGCTTTCACCATCCTCACTCATTGATCAGGTAACAGACGAAATCAAAAATATGATGGCTGTGTATGAAAAAGAAATGGATTAA
- a CDS encoding S8 family serine peptidase produces the protein MNMKKGIVTGALSLALCASAVFAGVGQAQTAEKNYLVVFKDEAKLPAGYADLVKKAGGQVENQLNKLGAVEVSSANPNFLNEIRKSSLVSAAGAENVIYPEAPAVEADLPLDGADLYNRLQWDIKQVTNDGASWNLPGGTGKAADGKDIVVGVIDTGIDYNHPDLKENYAYGKSFVPGYPDPMDENSHGTHVAGSIAAKGRTMGVGPDLKVAAYRVFGPEGGAATSHIAEALMTAADDNVDVVNMSLGGYDWFQNPEYATKDTVADVQMFNRAIKYAIQKGVTVVGSAGNNAVDLKSPGQLSGSDTGATHRSPSSQLMIRVSAGGALKNLAFYSNYGVGKIDVMAPGGDLGPNYDPNTGAGRDNTYLALATIPGGGYGYKGGTSMAAPKVAALAGVIIAKHGKDKISPAQVKHIIQTSSEDIFSPGYDEQSGHGLINAVNALK, from the coding sequence ATGAATATGAAAAAGGGCATCGTAACGGGTGCATTAAGTTTGGCATTATGTGCCTCAGCTGTTTTTGCGGGTGTTGGACAAGCCCAAACGGCAGAAAAAAACTATTTAGTCGTTTTTAAAGATGAAGCAAAGCTTCCTGCAGGGTATGCAGATTTAGTGAAAAAGGCTGGAGGGCAAGTAGAGAATCAGCTGAACAAATTAGGAGCTGTTGAAGTTTCTTCAGCAAATCCTAACTTTCTTAATGAAATCAGAAAGTCTTCCCTTGTATCGGCTGCCGGCGCTGAAAATGTCATATATCCCGAAGCTCCTGCAGTGGAAGCAGATCTTCCATTAGATGGTGCGGATTTATATAATCGTCTGCAATGGGATATCAAACAAGTAACAAATGATGGAGCATCATGGAACCTTCCAGGAGGAACTGGAAAGGCCGCTGATGGCAAAGATATCGTGGTTGGGGTAATCGATACAGGTATCGACTATAATCACCCGGATCTAAAGGAAAATTACGCATATGGTAAATCATTTGTTCCCGGCTATCCAGATCCAATGGATGAAAACAGCCATGGAACACATGTTGCGGGGTCCATCGCAGCTAAAGGAAGAACGATGGGTGTTGGACCAGACTTAAAGGTAGCGGCTTACCGTGTATTCGGTCCTGAAGGGGGAGCAGCTACTTCCCATATTGCCGAAGCTTTAATGACAGCTGCTGATGATAATGTAGATGTTGTTAACATGTCTCTTGGCGGATATGATTGGTTCCAGAATCCTGAGTATGCAACAAAAGATACTGTAGCGGACGTGCAAATGTTTAACAGAGCTATCAAATATGCGATTCAAAAAGGTGTTACTGTAGTTGGTTCAGCAGGCAATAACGCTGTTGATTTAAAGAGTCCGGGGCAGCTGTCAGGTTCAGATACTGGTGCCACACACAGAAGTCCCAGCAGTCAACTGATGATTCGGGTGTCTGCGGGAGGAGCTTTAAAGAATCTTGCGTTCTATTCCAATTATGGTGTCGGAAAAATTGATGTTATGGCTCCAGGAGGAGACTTGGGACCAAACTATGATCCAAATACTGGAGCGGGCAGGGATAATACTTACTTGGCATTAGCAACAATCCCTGGCGGAGGCTATGGCTATAAGGGAGGAACTTCCATGGCTGCCCCGAAAGTTGCGGCACTTGCTGGTGTGATCATCGCAAAACATGGGAAAGACAAAATCTCTCCCGCACAAGTTAAACACATCATTCAAACTTCTTCAGAAGATATCTTTAGTCCTGGGTATGACGAGCAATCAGGCCACGGGCTAATAAATGCAGTTAATGCGTTAAAATAA
- a CDS encoding DedA family protein yields the protein MEEIIAGIFELLSQLGYAGIALGLMVEVIPSEIVLSYGGFLVSTGDIHFIGALLAGIAGGTLAQLFLYWLGAYGGRPVLDKYGKYLLIQRKHLDASEKWFEKYGTGVIFTARFIPVIRHAISIPAGIAKMPLSVFTIYTIAAMVPWTVLFLLLGMELGDHWRDIKEYAKPFILPIIVIALGSGAFYLFYKKRKS from the coding sequence ATGGAAGAGATAATTGCCGGCATTTTTGAATTACTTTCCCAGCTGGGTTATGCCGGCATTGCACTTGGGTTAATGGTTGAAGTGATCCCAAGCGAAATTGTCCTGAGCTATGGCGGCTTTTTAGTCAGTACAGGAGATATCCATTTTATAGGAGCCCTCCTTGCAGGGATTGCAGGCGGAACACTAGCCCAGCTGTTTCTTTACTGGCTTGGCGCGTATGGAGGAAGGCCTGTTCTCGACAAATATGGGAAGTATCTGCTGATTCAACGAAAACATTTGGATGCATCAGAGAAATGGTTTGAAAAGTATGGGACTGGAGTGATTTTCACGGCCAGATTCATACCTGTAATAAGGCATGCCATTTCAATCCCAGCCGGAATAGCCAAAATGCCATTATCGGTCTTTACTATTTACACAATAGCAGCTATGGTGCCATGGACGGTTCTCTTTTTATTATTGGGAATGGAACTTGGTGATCACTGGAGAGATATTAAGGAATATGCAAAACCATTTATATTGCCGATCATAGTTATTGCTTTGGGCTCAGGCGCTTTTTATTTGTTTTATAAGAAGAGGAAAAGTTAA
- a CDS encoding GNAT family N-acetyltransferase — translation MLKKRDLHDCHALFDLMTHPDVFPFVRQKANCYDEFMFITKQTIEAEERGELISRTILDEWGAPIGTINLYDIQDNAGFLGTWLGKPYHGNGYNKLAKDAFFEELFFETGIETIFMRIRKENIRSQKAAEKLPYVILANETRKSVYNQLNANGDIYNLYEIPKDLYTLHVMRHGAAVQESSQLLEA, via the coding sequence ATGCTCAAGAAACGTGATCTTCACGACTGCCATGCTTTATTTGATTTAATGACGCACCCTGATGTCTTCCCTTTTGTTCGCCAAAAAGCCAATTGTTATGATGAGTTTATGTTTATTACAAAGCAGACAATCGAAGCAGAAGAACGCGGTGAATTGATTTCACGCACAATTCTTGATGAATGGGGCGCTCCGATTGGGACGATCAATTTGTATGACATCCAGGACAATGCCGGCTTCTTAGGTACATGGCTTGGCAAACCCTATCATGGCAATGGCTATAACAAATTAGCAAAAGATGCTTTCTTTGAGGAGCTCTTTTTTGAAACTGGCATTGAAACAATCTTTATGCGGATTCGCAAGGAAAATATCCGCTCGCAAAAAGCTGCAGAAAAGCTTCCTTATGTCATTCTTGCAAATGAAACGAGAAAGTCTGTTTATAATCAGCTGAATGCTAATGGGGATATTTACAATTTATATGAGATCCCAAAAGATTTATATACTCTTCATGTTATGCGTCATGGAGCAGCAGTCCAAGAATCGTCCCAATTATTGGAGGCTTAA
- a CDS encoding DUF4870 domain-containing protein produces the protein MNDYKMPSNDERLIAAAIYVTSFFTVFVGPLIIWLLKKNDSEFVDYHGKEYLNFLISYTIYSAISVVLMIILIGVITIWVVGILAFIFTIVAAVKAYEGKKYRIPLVFRILK, from the coding sequence ATGAATGATTATAAAATGCCTTCCAATGATGAAAGGCTTATAGCAGCAGCTATCTATGTAACAAGCTTTTTTACTGTTTTTGTGGGACCGCTGATCATTTGGCTCTTGAAAAAGAATGATTCGGAGTTTGTAGATTACCATGGAAAGGAATATTTAAATTTTTTAATTTCCTATACGATTTACAGCGCAATCAGCGTAGTGTTAATGATCATTTTAATTGGGGTCATTACGATTTGGGTGGTGGGAATCCTTGCATTTATCTTTACGATAGTAGCTGCTGTCAAAGCATATGAAGGCAAGAAATACCGAATACCTTTAGTTTTCAGGATTTTAAAATGA
- a CDS encoding PLD nuclease N-terminal domain-containing protein, with translation MEILEGINWAILAPIVIIQLILLVVAIIDLVKIEKANGPKWVWALVIIFINLLGPIIYFIFGRRS, from the coding sequence ATGGAAATTTTAGAAGGCATTAACTGGGCAATTCTTGCACCTATAGTCATCATTCAGCTGATATTATTGGTCGTTGCCATTATTGATCTCGTAAAAATTGAAAAAGCAAATGGTCCGAAATGGGTATGGGCTCTCGTCATTATATTTATTAATCTGCTTGGGCCGATCATTTACTTTATTTTCGGAAGGAGAAGCTGA
- a CDS encoding amidohydrolase, producing MMKILLKNAIIYPVTSPTFHGDVIVENGKIIKIGKNLKSDSNVKIIDCHSHHLLPGFIDVHTHLGLYDEGTGWAGNDANETIEPLSPHIRAMDGVYPLDPAFADAVKYGITTAHIMPGSANVIGGTTSVIKTSGKNISKMIIQDTAGLKIALGENPKRIHSHGNKESITRMGIMGMLREAFYEALQCDNPDSLRFAPLVKALKREIPVRIHAHRADDIISAIRFAEEFNLDLRIEHCTEGHLIADELEDLNLKVSVGPTLTRRSKVELKNKTWKTYQQLTEHGVEVSITTDHPYTPVQYLNMCAAIAVREGLSEQKALEGITILPARNLRIDHQLGSIEEGKDADLVLWNHHPFHFLSKPKWTMIGGNFVYRES from the coding sequence TTGATGAAAATTTTATTGAAAAATGCAATCATATACCCTGTCACTTCCCCCACCTTCCATGGGGATGTAATAGTAGAAAACGGAAAAATAATAAAGATAGGCAAGAACTTAAAGTCTGATTCAAATGTAAAAATTATAGACTGTCATAGCCACCACCTGCTTCCGGGTTTCATTGATGTCCATACTCATCTGGGTCTTTATGATGAAGGCACCGGATGGGCAGGCAATGATGCCAACGAAACAATTGAACCCTTAAGCCCGCATATTAGAGCGATGGATGGTGTATACCCTCTTGATCCCGCTTTTGCTGATGCGGTGAAATATGGCATAACAACTGCCCACATCATGCCGGGAAGCGCCAACGTAATTGGAGGAACAACTTCTGTTATTAAGACATCAGGTAAAAATATCAGCAAGATGATTATCCAGGATACAGCCGGCCTTAAGATTGCCCTTGGTGAAAATCCAAAACGGATTCACAGTCATGGCAACAAGGAATCCATTACAAGAATGGGGATAATGGGAATGCTGAGGGAAGCCTTTTATGAGGCTTTACAGTGCGATAATCCCGACTCTCTAAGATTTGCACCACTTGTCAAGGCGCTTAAAAGAGAAATTCCCGTCAGAATACATGCACACAGGGCGGATGATATCATTTCTGCCATCCGCTTTGCAGAAGAATTCAATCTGGATCTTCGGATCGAACATTGTACAGAAGGCCATTTAATTGCGGACGAATTAGAAGACTTAAATTTAAAGGTATCAGTGGGTCCTACTCTAACAAGAAGATCGAAAGTGGAACTGAAAAATAAAACCTGGAAAACGTACCAGCAGCTGACAGAGCATGGAGTAGAAGTCTCCATCACTACAGATCATCCCTATACACCTGTGCAATATTTGAATATGTGTGCAGCTATTGCAGTCAGGGAAGGCCTTTCCGAACAAAAGGCCTTAGAAGGAATCACCATTCTGCCGGCAAGAAACCTCAGAATCGATCATCAGCTGGGAAGCATCGAGGAAGGAAAAGATGCCGATTTAGTTTTATGGAATCATCACCCATTTCACTTTCTTTCCAAGCCAAAATGGACAATGATAGGCGGAAATTTTGTGTATAGGGAGTCGTAG